aaacctacaccctacaaagatagaatcagaggaccaaatttgagagagatcgtaaccccaaaatcataaacacaaaaatattattttgtacacgttattctggtttcttgtttcaaggaatctttcgtgttcacaaggGATTTAGGCCAATCCCACAATTCTGTTTATATGGAACAAATCAAAACCTCAATCTACGAGTTCATTTcttgttcaaaataaataaataaataaaaataacgtTGGTCTTCGTAGATATTAGAATTTCCAGCCACAATCAATGGCAATACCAATAATCAGAATCTCTAACCATAATCAATGGCAATACCAATAATCAAAATTTCTAGCCATAATCATCATTGGCTAAACAAGACGTTACCACAATTCTTTTTCAAAATCCGAGTACAAAATAATCCAACTTGATGACCGGTCCTGCGGCCGAGTACCCTTACTTCAATCGAAATAGTGGATTGAGGAATAAAAGCTCAAAGACAAAGAGAATCAGCCTTTTCCAAAGAATTACAGCAGCTTTCCCACTCTCACAACAACTCGAAGTAGGGTAACGAGAGTGTCCATTTGCTTCCTACACCACACAGATCACAAGTACCTTCCTTATGGAATATGGGTACAAGTTCGTCAGTATAGGCCCCAAAGGTTTAGTGGATCAAAACCTAAAGCAACACACGGTGCCCCTCACACCTAGTTCCTCTCAATCTAGGAGTGTCCATTTTCTCCAGTTATGCCACATAGATTATCCTACAGGATTAGCCTATCCGCACAACACCCTCTGAAGGTTTAGGGGATCAAAACCAGGGAAACCACACAGTCCCTTTCACTCTCAAGTCatcaaaatcatccatgaaaattgCATTCACTCCCCGAGAACGAGTGATTcacaatacacatatatatttcACATGAAGGCACCATTATTCATAATTCCTATGAAATAATGCAATATCAACAAAGAGCTCAAGACTACCATTACTATAATATTATTGCTGTTCAGAAATGTAACCACAATCCATTACCATTTCagttaattaatgaaaaaataaaagaaaatcaatgaattGATGCAGTTCTAGTATCTTTTAATTCTCTCAGTTTGCTATGTTTATGGCTTATTCATTAGAACATGGGTATCATTCGAAGACAGAATTGATTTTCTTTGATATCTAACATAATGCATAAAATGATCGTTGAAGAACCATAAGATGGTCACCATAAAATTATTAACGAAGACTTCTTCTACAAGATGAACATGCTCAATTTCATTTGATTGAATAGTTGATTCAGCTCCTCGTTGTTTGAAGAAACCCTCCGCTTCAATTGGAAAATTTTCACGAAAAGCAAACATGAGATAACAAATCTAGTCTTTCACTAAGATTTCGAATAGCAGCTGTCCCTAATTCAAGTTGATTATGTTTCGCCTCTTCCTTGACGAAGGACGATCAAACCATTCCCAATCACAGTCCTTGTAGATCGGATCATCCATATAATATGCAAAAAGAAACTCCAGATATTTGATATCTTTCTCTTTGAATGAGATCTCAATTCCAACGAAGGTTTCATTAGATATCTTACAACTAGAAGCTCTCTTTTTCCTGATGCAGTTCCTCCATCACTGCAAACCCCAGTTAGATTCGGGCATGATACACTTTTTAGTTATTGGGAGAACCTAAGTACTCTCTTTTGGATCCAGGAAACAGCTCTCAGagatctttttttctttttggaagaTACAGGAGTGAAACAATCAACCTATTGATATTGGAAGACCCAAAAGATTCTTCCAATGTATCATTTATGGATCCAATGAAATTCATAGGTATAGGAAGAAGCCCTGTCAAATACagattttttcttttgaccTTCTTTCGATTGTTAATACGATATATAAGGACCGCTGCTACAAATAGTACTACACCCTTGATCGTGAAATATCGGTTGCTTGTTGAACCTTGTAAATATGAATTGTGTGAAAGTAGGATACTCCAAATTCAGGAGTCCAAGAGTTTATAAAGCATTCTTGATagaaaaaaatgtgaataaaaaatCTCACTAAATTGAATTTGGTCCATGAATCTAAGAAATAGTGAGAATCCTGGATCTCTCTcaatatctcttttttttttcttttttctttttttttctactccatcttcaaaacaaaagaaaacacgAAGCCAAAGATAATTGGTGGTACAGAAAACGAAAGATAGTGTTAACTATACAAAGCCTCAAACTATAATTACAATTGTGAAATAATGTATCAAAAGCAACGTAAGAAGGCTTTTCAaaccaaaaattattttgttgctACGAACATGGGTAAAATCATTTCCAGTGATCCAAAGTAGCTCTGCCTTCTGCCTTCTGCCTTCGTATTTTCAGCAGTATATCATAATCTCTTAGGGCAAAcgtaatatgattattaatttcttttcagGTCACCATGCATCTTGTTTTCTAGTGTTCTTCAATTGCCATAAACAGATTAATTTGTTTCTAGTAATTTTGCTCATATAATACCAAATTATGAATtaaggagaaaagaaaactgCAGTCTACAATTTGAAGAACTGATATCAAGAAAGGAAAGGTTAATAACTAATTAGTAACACAACCCCACATCAAAAGCCCTTACATATTCATTACATAAATATACTCattacttaattaatttaaactTAATCAGATTAGCACAGATAAGGGCATCATGGAGTCCCTGGCAGTAGCAGATGAAGCCCCAGCAGCACTATACCCATAATCTGAACCAAAATTACCATGTTGCCCATGCCTCTCCTCCTCATCATGTTGTTGATCATTCCCCTGCAGCTGTTGTGACGGCCctactttctttctcttcttcttctcataaGCAATCCCCCTTGCCCTGGCCTGGCTGTCCCTCACCTCCCTCAGGTACAGCCTCACTGCCCGTGCCCCAAACGGGTTAGTCTCGGGGTGCCCGCCGTTCTCCTCAAAAGCTGCCCGAAGCCGCCCAATGAGCGCGTCCAGGCTGCCCCAAGCCTGCCGCAGCGGGCATGGGCAGGGCGCAGGAGGGTTAGGGTGCCCGTAGAAAGGGCAAGCGTCCGCGTGGACCTTGGTCTTCCCGAATTGATCCAAATACCTAAGGAACTCCAGCACGTGTGCCCCACTGCAGCGGGACAGGTTAAGCGGCGGGCGGTGGTTCTTGAGGTACTGCCCGAACGTGATCCAGTCCCGCCGCTTCTGGGACTCGTATCTGCTCAGCACTGGCGTCACGGCCGCTAGCGGGGACGGTGTGAATAACGGTTGGTGGTGGTAGTTGTCGGTGATGGAGTTGCTGTTAGTGGAGCTCGAATTACTCAgtgccgccgccgccgccgctgcGGCTGCTGCTGACATGGTACACAAAGTTTGATAGCTTTCAAAAGGATTAAATTGGTATGATGATATGAGGACAAAGTGCTATGTGTGAAATGTATGAGAGACGGTAGAAAGACGTGTAGGAATATATAAACGGTGGGTAGGGGGCCGGGGATGGAaagaaggagaggagaggaAGTGGGGGACATAATTTCaatgagaagaagagagaagatggGGGAAGGAAACAAAAGGAGGGTCCCATTCAAAAGACAAAACCACGTCGCGCAAGCAAGCGACGACAGTTTGGATGTCACTTCATAAACGTCATGTCTCATGATATCTATATACGAAACCTCACCTTTATTTAcgcgtctctctctctcatgtttGAAACAGTGAAAATTTGATTACGAAGAAGATAATTATGTGATTTGATTAGGCAGTGGATGTGACTGGTGTGTAACCTTTGTAACCTAATTCTGGCGCGGCAACTGACTGCCCCCTCTCCACCTCAAACTGGATCAACTCACATGCTTATCAGTTTTAAATATTAAACTGCCTATGTTTGCTCGTAGTGCACATTTATTTTCCAGAAGAGAGTAACAGTGCTTACTGTTCTGGGCTGCTAGGGCTAGCTAAGGACAGAACGTACTCTCACTGTGCAGTTCTGATCCTCCAAATTAGGGCATCTTGAACGTAACTTTATATACATATCTCTCCTTATACAACAATTTACAAGTGTTACGGTTTGAATACATGTTCACGACATGTAACATGCATGCAAGATTATTTTTCTTTGCAAATTTTAAGATGAGGCTTACATCCTAAGAGTTTATATTGCCAAACAAAAATTCTGCTAGGTTTCCTGCCTCTCGATCTTTGATATATACATTGTGGCTTTATATATGGACTCACAAAGTTAATTAAGAATAAACTAATGTAGCataatgtaaaaaaataaataatggaaaaaatttgtaaatgtcATCTCATTTATTGAGTTGTAAAAGTTACTACGCATACTACATAATCCGTCAGTCACTTATAGAAGTTACTACCTTCCTTTTGTAACTAATTGCATGACATACATGTGTTGCAGATTATATGTATGCCATGAATTAGATAGACAAACTCTAACTCATGTATTTCTTTTGTTCAATTGCAAAGAAAGAGATCaagcaataaaatttaaaacttgtCCCAATCCATCGTCTCTTTACAAATAGAGGAGTCCGGCTTTAATAATACGTATCATTTAATGGATCAATTTTATGTAATATTTAGCCATTGAAATAATTCATTAAATATCTATATGCAAAATTTAACAGTTAATTTTTTGAACCATTCAATAATTTatacgaaaaataaaaaattggaaataaaGTGACATAAAAATGGGtaaggaacaaaaaaaaagtcaatagaaaaggtaaaagaaaaggaagagaatcCTCAAAAGAAGCATATTAATGGAGGGTAAATAGTAATCCAACATGATTATGTTTAGGGTAACACTGACTGTGCAACCAAAGACTTTTTGTGATGCTTGTTTGAATCTTATTTA
This genomic stretch from Pyrus communis chromosome 2, drPyrComm1.1, whole genome shotgun sequence harbors:
- the LOC137726080 gene encoding protein G1-like1: MSAAAAAAAAAALSNSSSTNSNSITDNYHHQPLFTPSPLAAVTPVLSRYESQKRRDWITFGQYLKNHRPPLNLSRCSGAHVLEFLRYLDQFGKTKVHADACPFYGHPNPPAPCPCPLRQAWGSLDALIGRLRAAFEENGGHPETNPFGARAVRLYLREVRDSQARARGIAYEKKKRKKVGPSQQLQGNDQQHDEEERHGQHGNFGSDYGYSAAGASSATARDSMMPLSVLI